From a region of the Epinephelus fuscoguttatus linkage group LG21, E.fuscoguttatus.final_Chr_v1 genome:
- the pcyt1ba gene encoding choline-phosphate cytidylyltransferase B: MCRSIKMRAELILFCGSCGVRPPRCLLLSAAGDQRGGGGGGQTERQSREWAGGTEDGERDRVARGERQRLTDAESHYRGTTAASHESLGIMEELEHTCPHPRTTLTEPAIFARETSCDCRAPHEKLTIAQARRGTPVDRPVRVYADGIFDLFHSGHARALMQAKNLFPNTYLIVGVCSDELTHKYKGFTVMTELERYEALRHCRYVDEVLRDAPWTLTPEFLEKHKIDFVAHDDIPYSSAGSEDIYKHIKEAGMFVPTQRTEGISTSDLITRIVRDYDVYARRNLQRGYTAKELNVSYINEKKYRLQNQVDRMKEKVRTVEEKSKHFVYRVEEKSHDLIQKWEEKSREFIGNFLELFGPDGTWKQVFQERSGRMLSYALSPRESPCNSPPRELSPLRSPSPPSPPVRWHNARPSPPTSPKGASASISSMSEGDEDEK; the protein is encoded by the exons ATGTGCAGGAGCATCAAGATGAGAGCAGAGCTTATCCTCTTTTGTGGTAGCTGTGGAGTGAGACCTCCTCgctgcctcctcctctctgcagcagGGGATCAgagaggcggaggaggaggaggacagacagagaggcagagcagggagTGGGCGGGGGGAACAGAGGacggagaaagagacagagtggCGAGAGGAGAGAGGCAGCGTCTCACTGATGCTGAGTCACATTACAGAGGGACCACAGCCGCATCCCATGAGTCTTTGGGAATCATGGAGGAGCTCGAGCACACCTGCCCCCATCCCCGGACG ACTCTGACAGAGCCTGCCATCTTTGCCCGGGAGACCAGTTGTGATTGTCGCGCCCCTCATGAGAAACTCACTATCGCTCAGGCCCGCAGGGGCACCCCAG TGGACCGGCCAGTCAGAGTCTACGCAGACGGCATCTTCGACCTGTTCCACTCTGGACACGCTCGTGCTCTCATGCAGGCCAAGAACCTCTTCCCCAACACCTACCTCATAGTAGGAG TGTGCAGTGATGAGCTGACCCATAAGTACAAAGGTTTCACAGTCATGACGGAGCTTGAACGATACGAAGCGTTGAGGCACTGCCGCTATGTCGACGAGGTTCTGAGAGACGCACCCTGGACTCTCACACCGGAGTTCTTAGAGAAacacaag ATCGATTTTGTGGCTCACGATGATATCCCATACTCCTCAGCAGGAAGTGAGGACATTTATAAACACATCAAGGAGGCAG ggATGTTTGTGCCGACACAACGGACGGAGGGAATCTCAACATCTGACCTGATCACCAGAATCGTCAGAGACTATGATGTCTACGCCCGACGCAACCTCCAACGTGGCTACACAGCTAAGGAGCTTAACGTCAGCTACATCAAC GAGAAGAAGTACCGGCTGCAGAACCAAGTGGACCGAATGAAGGAGAAGGTTCGCACGGTGGAGGAGAAGagcaaacattttgtttaccgTGTGGAGGAGAAGAGTCACGACCTCATTCAGAAGTGGGAAGAGAAATCCAGAGAGTTTATAGGCAACTTCCTAGAACTTTTTGGACCTGACGGTACCTGG AAACAGGTGTTTCAGGAGCGCAGTGGACGAATGCTGTCCTACGCTCTGTCTCCCCGAGAGTCGCCCTGCAACAGCCCTCCCCGCGAACTGTCCCCCCTGCGCTCTCCCTCACCCCCGTCTCCCCCCGTCCGCTGGCACAACGCACGGCCCTCGCCCCCAACCTCCCCCAAAGGAGCATCTGCCTCGATAAGCAGCATGAGCGAAGGTGATGAAGATGAGAAGTAG
- the pdk3a gene encoding pyruvate dehydrogenase (acetyl-transferring) kinase isozyme 3, mitochondrial, with product MRIFLSLLKNSNPKIEYYSRFSPSPLSIKQFLDFGRDNACEKTSYMFLRKELPVRLANTMREVNLLPDNLLSQPSIRLVQKWYMQSFVELLDYENRKPEDPHALNDFLELLIEIRNRHNDVVPTMAQGVIEYKEKFGFDPFISSNIQYFLDRFYTNRISFRMLINQHTLLFGNDTNPAHPKHIGSIDPTCSVAEVVSDAYDTAKMLCEKYYLASPGLKIEEFNMKAPKKPIQAVYVPSHLFHMLFELFKNSMRATVELYENSNEELPPVKAKVTLGKEDLSIKISDRGGGVPLRKIDRLFNYMYSTAPTPSLEPGAVPLAGFGYGLPISRLYARYFQGDLKLYSMEGVGTDAVIYLKALSSESFERLPVFNKSAWRHYKTSPEADDWSNPSKEPRDATPSDAKRKESR from the exons TTCTTGTCTCTGCTGAAAAACTCCAACCCCAAAATCGAGTATTACTCCAGGTTCTCTCCGTCCCCGCTGTCCATTAAACAGTTTCTGGATTTTG GCAGGGACAATGCTTGTGAGAAAACATCCTACATGTTCCTGCGCAAGGAGCTTCCGGTGCGGCTGGCCAACACCATGAGAGAAGTCAACCTGCTACCTGATAACCTGCTCAGCCAGCCCTCCATCAGACTAGTGCAGAAATG GTACATGCAGAGCTTTGTGGAGCTGCTCGATTACGAGAACAGAAAGCCAGAGGACCCTCACGCTTTGAACGA tttcctGGAGCTCTTGATTGAGATCCGCAACCGTCACAACGATGTGGTTCCCACCATGGCTCAGGGAGTCATCGAGTACAAGGAGAAGTTTGGCTTTGACCCCTTTATCAGCAGCAACATTCAGTACTTCCTCGACCGCTTCTACACCAACCGTATCTCCTTCCGCATGCTCATCAACCAGCACA CTCTCCTGTTTGGTAATGACACTAACCCTGCACATCCAAAACACATAGGCAGTATTGATCCCACCTGCAGTGTGGCTGAAGTCGTCAGTG ATGCCTATGACACAGCGAAGATGTTGTGTGAGAAGTACTACTTGGCTTCACCCGGGCTGAAGATCGAAGAGTTCAACA TGAAAGCCCCGAAAAAGCCCATCCAGGCGGTGTATGTGCCCTCTCATCTGTTCCACATGCTGTTCGAGCTCTTCAAG AACTCAATGAGAGCCACAGTGGAGCTCTATGAGAACAGCAATGAGGAATTACCTCCAGTCAAGGCTAAAGTCACTCTGGGTAAAGAAGATCTCTCCATAAAG ATCAgcgacagaggaggaggagtcccTCTGAGGAAGATAGACCGTCTGTTTAACTACATGTATTCCACTGCTCCTACACCAAGCCTGGAGCCAGGAGCTGTCCCACTG GCTGGTTTTGGCTACGGCTTGCCGATTTCTAGGCTCTACGCCAGATACTTCCAGGGGGATCTGAAACTCTACTCCATGGAGGGCGTTGGCACTGATGCAGTCATCTATCTGAAG GCCCTCTCCAGCGAGTCCTTCGAGCGTCTGCCCGTCTTCAACAAATCAGCGTGGCGGCATTACAAGACCAGCCCTGAGGCAGACGACTGGAGCAACCCCAGCAAAGAGCCACGCGATGCCA CTCCATCTGATGCGAAAAGAAAGGAGAGTAGATGA